Genomic window (Aquimarina sp. BL5):
TGACGCCTTTTACTACAGATTTAAAAAATTGTCCTAAATCTATTTCTATATTATTGGTTTTGTCACTCATACTATCTAAGCTTCATTAAATATCTGTTCCAAAATCTTCTCTGTAATCAAATATGTTGGTTTTACTCCTGTTGTCCCTAATCCTCCAGATGCTAAAGTACTACCTGTTTCTAATGGGTTATCAGAAGCGTAATATGCATAGTTTACTTTTACATCCGAACTTATACTACCTCGTAGTTTAGATGCTGATTGAATTGCTTTTTGATAATGAGCCCCTTCCATTTCCAATCCAATCACATTCCAAGTAGAATCGTGAAAAAACTTTAGTATGTCTCTATTCTGTAAAGAAGTTCCTAGTACAGTTATCATGGAACCATCGTAAATATCAATTCCATGCCCTTCTAAATCTTCTTTTTTTAATCCATTATCAAAAGGGTAGTTATCTGCTGTTCCTTCAAAAACGTGCGCAGAAGGTATCATGATATCTCCTTTCCCTCCTTCTAGAATACCTGCTTTTCCCATTAGAGAAACTGATTTAACATTAAGGTATTTTCTTTCTTCGGGTTTTACATATGGTTTCAGCAATTCATCCATGGTTTCGTACGCTTGTTCTCCAAACGCATAATCCATTACAATAATTACTGGTTTGTTTTCCTTTTTAACATCCGATATAAATGATGCATATGTCCCTTCTGTATGTTTCGAAGTATCAAATATCTGAACATTAATATTTGTGCCACTTTGATCCTCAATATAGGTCATTCCTTTCTGTAGGGCTAGTTTTTCTACTTTAGCTCTCAGTTTATCATTCTTGCTTTCACTAAGCAATTCATAAATATCAAAAGTAGTCTTATTCTTTAGTTCCGTTTTTAAAGCAATTGGCGCATACAATGTATTCATAACACTATGCATGTTTGCACTTATGATATGTATCGGTCTTTCTAATAAATTGAGTTGTTCTAATTTATTTTTTATGCTATTTGCCCATCGCTCTCCGTGGATATGATGTCCTAGACGTTCTCTTAAAACCGGACTAAACGTAACAATTCTCTTATTCCCGTTAACAGATTCATCCATTGCCAACTTACCTAACCAGTAAATTATATGAAGAAATCTCTCTTTATTCTCAGGACAAGAAAAACTATCGTAGATAGAGGTAACTTCCTGAAAAGTTCTTCCTAATATATTAGCTGTATGTGTTAGCGCAACTTCTCGTTCTGCCTTTGTAAGTTCTTTTTTAGAGGATACCGCGCTTTCTAATTTATCCCAATCTCGCGTTACGTTTCCTTCTTCGTTAATTACCACTCGATTCATAATCTTATGAGATTCGATAAATAAAAAAGTAAGGTGTGTAAGAATATCATAGATCTCTGATCTTCCACGAGTAATCTCGATATTCATCTGTTCTTTATCAATCCTATAACAGTTTCTTCTTCTTTTTGGAGGGACAATTACTTTAAAATGGGAGTTTTTATATCCTTCTTCACTAGTAAGGTTTATATAGCGACATTCTTCTATTCCAATTGGCAAACGATCGATTACGTATAACAACCCATCTAGTTCTACTTTTTCTTCTGCGACGGAGCCATAAATTTCTGGACGAAGTGTTAGCAATCCTTCTCTTAACGTATCTCCAGAAACTCCCATAGGCTTATAAAAACCTCTATTGAATAGGTGTCTCATGGTAATGTACATGCGTTCTATTGCACTTGAGCTTTCTTGGGATCTTGTTCTTCCTTGTAATTTCAAATTTGGCATAAATTTTTCGCAACAAATATATAACTTATTTAACTATGCTGATTGTTAAGGAATCGGCAATTTTTCTATCATTAGAAAGCCTTGGTAATTTATTTTGTCCTCCTAATTTTCCAATAGATTTCATATAATCATTAAAACCATCTTTGGGAACTGTTCTGACTTTGAGAGTTGTTAGTACATTTCCTACTATCAAATCATCATAATATGTGTTCTGTTTTCGTAAAGAATTATCAATTTGCAAAGCGAATTCTTCTATATCTCCTGGTGTTTCCTGAAACTCCACAAACCATTCGTGATACGGCAGCTCTGAGTCATCTGGATTGATTTGCGGTGCTACAGTAAACTCTTTGATCATTGTTCCGGTTGTTTCTGCTGCTTCTTTTATAGATTGTTCTACCTCTTTACCAATTACATGCTCCCCAAATGCAGAAATAAAATGCTTAATTCTGCCAGAAACCACCAATCTATATGGCGAAGTACTGGTAAACATCACTGTATCCCCAATGTTATATGCCCACAATCCAGCATTAGAAGAAATGAGCATAACATAATTCACTCCTACCTCAACATCTTTAATCGTTAATCGTTTTCGGGTTTCTTCAAAAAACTCGTCTGTTTTTACAAATTCATAAAACATTCCAGAGTTCAATTGCAACAACATTCCTTTTTCATGTTGTTTATCCTGAAAAGCAAAAAAACCTTCAGATGCGGGATATAATTCAATACTGGCAACTTTTCTCCCTATTAGTTTTTCGAAAGTAGCTTTGTAAGGTTCATAGTTTACACCTCCGTAAATAAACAATTCGAAATTTTTGAACAACTCTCCAATAGGTTTTCCTGTTTTCTGTTTAAGTTTTTCAAAATACATTTGCACCCACGGTGGTATTCCGCTGATGATAGTCATGTTTTCATCTACAGTTTCTTCCACTATAGCATCTACTTTTGTTTCCCAATCATCAATACAATTAGTTTCCCAACTTGGTAGTCTGTTTTTCTGTAAATATTTTGGCACGTAATGCGCTACAATTCCTGAAAGCCTTCCTAAATTTATTCCGTTCTTTTCTACAAGTTCCGGGCTTCCCTGAAGAAATATCATTTTACCATCTACAAAAGCAGTTTTTCCACTTTCCGCAATATAACACAGAATAGCATTTCTTGCAGCTTGGATATGTGTTGGCATGGAATCTGAAGTTAACGGAATATATTTTACTCCGCTCGTAGTTCCGGATGTTTTAGCAAAATAAATTGGTTTTCCAGGCCATAATACATCGCTTTCTCCTTTTACAACGCGATCTACATATGAACGCAGTTCTTCGTAATCACGGATCGGAACTTTTTTTACAAAATCTTGGTGTGTTTTTATAGTATGGAAACCATGATCTTTACCAAAAGCTGTTTTTCCAGCATTCAGTATTAACTCATTAAAAACCTTTTCTTGAGTTTTTATAGGGTTTTTAGCCCACTTGTTTATCTTTTTACGGATATGCTTTGCAAAAATCTTTGCCCCTAATGATTTAATAGACATTATCTGTTATTATTCAAAATCAATAAATTTTGATGGATCTGTAGGATATCCATCTCTCCACAATTCAAAATGTAAATGCGGCCCTGTCGAAAGTTCTCCAGTTGATCCTGCTGTTGCTATTACCTCTCCAGCCTTTACTAACTCTCCTTGTTGTTTTGTCAGCGAAGCGTTATGCTTGTAAACTGTCAGTAAACTATTTCCATGTTCTAATATGATCACATGACCTGTTTCTGACGTCCATTCTGCAAAAATTACAGTTCCGGCAGCAGCAGCTTTGATTGGAGTATCTTTTGGCACTGCCACATCGATTGCATAATGTTTTTCATTAACGTTATACTTGGATGTAATACTACCTTTTACAGGCGGAAATAGTGAAAAATCAGTACTTGATTTTTCACTTTCGAACAAACTGTATTTGTCCTCTCTAGAAACCTCTTCTCTAAGTTTCATATCTTGTTCTGATGGACTTAGGTCTACTTCTTCTGGATTTAACTTTTGTGATTGTAGTGCAGAATCAATATCAAACTCTACTGTCTTAACATCTCCTATCAAGACTTTCTTGATGGATTTATAATATTCCTGATTAACAGTTAATACAGTTTCCAAAGAATCTGCAGTAGAAACTAATCTAGTTGCTTTTTGATTCAGAGATGTGGAAGAATATCCAGGAATGTATTCTCTTAATGGAGTAAAAGCTATTAGAATGGTTGTACAAGAAACTAAAACGATCGAAGTAATCATAACCAATACAAAAACATTAAGCCTTGTTAGTTTAAATGATATTCTTTCCTCAAAGGTATCTTCGTTAAGAATTACTAATCGATACTTGTTTAGTAGTTTTTTGGTAATTCTTTTTTGTTCTTTTTTCTTTTTAGCCATAGATTAATCTACTATCAGGGCAATTGTGTTTGTTACGCAAATATACATATTCTGTTTAGGGATAAAAATGCTAAATTCTACAATATTACCATTTGTCATTTGAATTTACTGGAATAAAATTCAAACAATAACTAGTATAAAACGTTATTTAGGTATGAATAGTCTTATTATAAGGTGTGAATATTATCACAAAAGGAGTTTTTAGCACTTCAAAAATGTCTTTTTTATCTAAATCTTGTTAACTTTGTAATCTAATTTTAAGATCATGATGTCATTAAGTGTATTTTTAGGAATGTTAGGCCCTTGGCAAATCGCCTTGATTGTTGCTGTGGTTTTACTTTTGTTCGGAGGTAAAAAAATTCCGGAATTGATGAGAGGTTTAGGAAGCGGGATCAAAGAATTTAAAGATGCCTCAAAAGAAGAAGAAGATCCTAATAAAATAGAAGAGAAAAAATAACCTATAGTTATATAGAAGTAAAAATGCCCAGCTTATATAAGTTGGGCATTTTTTATTGAATAAATCGTTGACAACTAAAAATAAGTTATACTAAAGTAATCAAAAAACCACAGTTGTTAACGATTTGTGAAAACATAAACTATTATTTAGGAATGTATCATACATTGCTCATTTACAACGAATAAATAAAAAATTGTTCCCAAAAAATAACCATGAAACCTTAATATTGACATATTAAACGTTTTATTTTTACGGTAAAACCATAAAATCTGTGTATTTCATCGAAATAAAAAACCACTTCATCTAAAAGTTATTCATATGTTTTATTACATCGTTATTTCGTGTTAATTTTGAGTCAAATAAGTAAGTAACTTCATAAAGCCCCAAACTATGAAAACTATATTTTTTACCATCGCAGTTTTATTTTCTTTCTCTACCATTAGTGCACAAGAGATTACTAATGAGAATACAACCACTGTTAAGGCATCAAAAGCAGATTTTTATAACGCTATTATAAAGGCAAATAACTTTGATATTACGATCAAGGAAAACAAAAAAGAAGTTACTAATACTACTAAAAAGGATTTTTATAATCTTTTATTAGAAAAAAACGGTTTTAATACTGATACTAAAAAAACAACAAGATTAACAAATCTTGTAAACAAAGAAGAAAATAAAAGAATCACTCAAAAAAATGCTACTGCAAGTTTACTTCCATAATTAGCTGGGGCATAAAAATATAGTAAATACTCCTTTTAGATAAAAAGGAGTATTTTTTTTGACTTTAATCTACCAAAGAAAGCTGAATTCTCTTTCTGGGTAAATCTATACTCATTACAGTAACCATCAGGTGCTGGTTTAATTGAACTACCGCATTTACATCACTGATATATTCATTCGCTAATTTTGAGATATGTATCAATCCACTTTCTTTAATACCAATATCTACAAAACATCCAAAATTAGTTATGTTATTTACTATTCCTGGTAATTTCATTCCGGCTTTTAGATCATTAATTGTTTTCACATTGGGATCGAATTCAAAAACAGTTGCTTTCTTTCTTGGATCGACACCTGGTTTTTCTAACTCTTTCACTATATCTGTAAGAGTTGGTAGCCCTACATTCTCAGAAATATAATTCTGTAATTTGATACTGGTAATCGCTGTTTTATTTCCTATTAATTCTTTTAGCTGGACACCTACATCTTTTGCCATTTTAGACACTAATTTGTATCGTTCGGGATGCACTGCGGAATTATCTAGTGGATTGTTAGGATCTGTAATTCTCAAAAAAGCCGCTGCTTGTTCATAGGCTTTACCTCCAAGTCGTGGAACTTTTTTTAATTCTTCTCTAGATTGTAGTGCTCCATTTTCTGATCGATAGTTTACTATGTTTTCTGCCAGCTTATCTCCTATTCCGGATACATAGCTTAATAAAGGTGCACTAGCGGTATTTACATTAATCCCTACACTATTTACGCAACTCATCACCACTGTATCGAGTTCACTTTTTAGTTTGGTTTGATCGACATCATGCTGATATTGGCCAACTCCAATTGCTTTAGGATCTATTTTTACTAGTTCTGCTAGAGGATCTGCCAATCGTCTGCCAATAGATACTGCTCCACGAACTGTTACATCATAATTAGGAAACTCTGCTCTTGCAATTTTAGAAGCAGAATATACAGATGCCCCACTTTCATTAACCATAAACACTTGAATAGGACCTTCGAATGGAATTT
Coding sequences:
- a CDS encoding GH3 auxin-responsive promoter family protein, translated to MSIKSLGAKIFAKHIRKKINKWAKNPIKTQEKVFNELILNAGKTAFGKDHGFHTIKTHQDFVKKVPIRDYEELRSYVDRVVKGESDVLWPGKPIYFAKTSGTTSGVKYIPLTSDSMPTHIQAARNAILCYIAESGKTAFVDGKMIFLQGSPELVEKNGINLGRLSGIVAHYVPKYLQKNRLPSWETNCIDDWETKVDAIVEETVDENMTIISGIPPWVQMYFEKLKQKTGKPIGELFKNFELFIYGGVNYEPYKATFEKLIGRKVASIELYPASEGFFAFQDKQHEKGMLLQLNSGMFYEFVKTDEFFEETRKRLTIKDVEVGVNYVMLISSNAGLWAYNIGDTVMFTSTSPYRLVVSGRIKHFISAFGEHVIGKEVEQSIKEAAETTGTMIKEFTVAPQINPDDSELPYHEWFVEFQETPGDIEEFALQIDNSLRKQNTYYDDLIVGNVLTTLKVRTVPKDGFNDYMKSIGKLGGQNKLPRLSNDRKIADSLTISIVK
- a CDS encoding M23 family metallopeptidase; this encodes MAKKKKEQKRITKKLLNKYRLVILNEDTFEERISFKLTRLNVFVLVMITSIVLVSCTTILIAFTPLREYIPGYSSTSLNQKATRLVSTADSLETVLTVNQEYYKSIKKVLIGDVKTVEFDIDSALQSQKLNPEEVDLSPSEQDMKLREEVSREDKYSLFESEKSSTDFSLFPPVKGSITSKYNVNEKHYAIDVAVPKDTPIKAAAAGTVIFAEWTSETGHVIILEHGNSLLTVYKHNASLTKQQGELVKAGEVIATAGSTGELSTGPHLHFELWRDGYPTDPSKFIDFE
- the tatA gene encoding twin-arginine translocase TatA/TatE family subunit gives rise to the protein MMSLSVFLGMLGPWQIALIVAVVLLLFGGKKIPELMRGLGSGIKEFKDASKEEEDPNKIEEKK